One part of the Mesomycoplasma conjunctivae genome encodes these proteins:
- the secA gene encoding preprotein translocase subunit SecA, with product MKSATNFFTMSSEMRLAYRLLKQINNKRAYYAAMSDDQLANQTYELKLRLSRGEKHEDIRVDAFAVAREATKRVLNKYPYDVQILGGLILDMGSVAEMKTGEGKTIAAIAPVYLNALKGEGVIVSTVNEYLAERDAADNGKVFNFLGLSVGVNRAGMDSRTKKIMYSADITYSIHSELGFDYLRDNMVFNKEEKVQRSLNFCLLDEIDSILIDEAKTPLIISGGQQLNPGDYYSANQFVQTLVDDDFYVDEETKGIKLNDQGIDKANAFFKTKNLYEIGNSELVHRIQNALRANKVMKKDVEYIVLDDKIELVDQFTGRIMQGRSYSEGLQQALQAKENLEIEPETKTLATITYQNFFRLFKKLSGMTGTAKTEEQEFIDVYNMRVNVIPTNKPIARLDDSDLIFGTLHAKNQAIIAEVERVHKKGQPILIGTSQVADSETLSDMLRERGLSHTVLNAKQNEYEAEIISKAGVKNAITIATNMAGRGTDIKLDSEVIDLGGLYILGTDKAESRRIDNQLRGRSGRQGDIGYSRFYISIEDPLLRRFSNFEQIQQVYGSDKSLEPIKGKFIKKTLINAQKKIEGFNFDMRKSVLSYDDVIRQQRDLIYTQRNILLESDNFDHYIKRMIIRTVDIILGFDFISLPNQEIHYTNLVNYLNDNLSRITHYDFSELKLYNYPYDEVAKVIIEQLETIYFEQLQPQLKENLGETYYENERYIILSSLDHYWQSHIDTIDKLRSSANLVQYSQKNPYQIFIEESTKKFNILISESANQAIVSLFNNENARKIVYNEYTLSNGQILSFAEDTPIELIEQIIKNNEERIEHEKQLAIYNSDEFIYKQLEDLNIKLVQDDLESDFQIFALSSGKQIQIKRSFSLTDKRTILVSMNEDELKNQLENDNQNSSLDSQQLSSELSQPEDLSNQNSFTEKSVYEIEQENLANFANPNFSEVNENNLQAPVEQNFDDEIETFFNQNEKEKQQNSYKNIDNLSDLDNRDIF from the coding sequence ATGAAATCAGCTACTAATTTTTTTACTATGTCTTCGGAAATGAGACTGGCATATCGCCTATTAAAACAAATTAATAACAAAAGAGCATATTATGCAGCAATGAGTGATGATCAATTAGCAAATCAAACTTATGAACTAAAATTACGACTTTCTCGAGGTGAAAAACATGAAGACATTCGAGTTGATGCTTTTGCTGTTGCCAGAGAAGCTACTAAACGGGTTTTAAACAAATATCCTTATGATGTGCAAATTTTAGGTGGTTTGATTTTAGACATGGGTTCAGTAGCTGAGATGAAAACCGGTGAAGGAAAAACAATTGCTGCCATTGCTCCAGTTTATTTAAACGCTCTAAAAGGTGAAGGTGTAATTGTCTCAACTGTTAATGAATATCTAGCCGAACGTGATGCTGCTGACAATGGAAAAGTGTTTAATTTTCTTGGTTTATCAGTCGGCGTTAACCGCGCGGGTATGGATAGTCGAACTAAAAAAATTATGTATTCAGCTGATATTACTTACTCAATTCACTCCGAGCTTGGCTTTGATTATTTAAGAGACAATATGGTCTTTAATAAAGAAGAAAAAGTGCAACGTAGTCTCAATTTTTGTTTACTAGATGAAATTGATTCTATCTTAATTGATGAGGCCAAAACCCCTTTAATTATTTCTGGTGGTCAACAATTAAATCCTGGAGATTATTATTCAGCCAACCAATTTGTACAAACACTAGTTGATGATGATTTCTATGTTGACGAAGAGACCAAAGGTATTAAATTAAATGATCAAGGAATTGATAAAGCCAATGCTTTTTTTAAAACCAAGAACTTATATGAAATTGGCAATTCTGAACTAGTCCACCGGATTCAAAATGCTTTGCGTGCTAACAAAGTTATGAAAAAAGATGTTGAATACATCGTTTTAGATGACAAAATTGAATTAGTTGACCAATTTACTGGTCGAATTATGCAAGGTAGATCTTATTCTGAAGGTCTTCAGCAAGCTTTGCAAGCTAAGGAAAATCTCGAAATTGAACCAGAAACTAAAACACTAGCTACTATTACTTACCAAAATTTTTTCCGTCTTTTTAAAAAATTATCAGGTATGACAGGAACTGCTAAAACTGAAGAACAAGAATTCATCGATGTTTATAATATGCGTGTTAATGTCATCCCTACTAATAAGCCAATAGCCCGCCTTGATGATAGTGATCTCATTTTTGGCACATTGCATGCCAAAAATCAAGCAATTATTGCCGAAGTTGAACGCGTTCATAAAAAAGGACAACCCATTTTAATTGGAACTTCACAGGTTGCCGACTCAGAAACCTTGTCTGATATGCTGCGTGAAAGAGGCCTATCGCATACAGTTTTAAACGCAAAACAAAATGAATACGAAGCTGAAATTATCTCCAAAGCTGGGGTTAAAAACGCCATTACTATTGCTACTAACATGGCAGGTAGAGGAACTGATATTAAACTAGATTCAGAGGTAATTGACCTTGGTGGACTCTATATTTTAGGAACTGATAAAGCTGAATCAAGACGAATTGACAACCAACTTCGGGGGCGTTCTGGCCGTCAAGGCGACATTGGTTATTCAAGGTTTTATATTTCCATTGAAGATCCCTTATTACGTCGTTTTTCTAATTTTGAACAAATTCAGCAAGTTTATGGTAGTGACAAATCGCTTGAGCCAATCAAAGGTAAATTTATTAAAAAAACCTTAATTAATGCACAAAAAAAGATTGAAGGTTTCAACTTTGACATGCGTAAAAGTGTGCTCAGTTATGACGATGTTATCAGACAACAAAGAGATCTAATTTATACACAGAGAAATATTTTGCTCGAATCTGATAATTTTGACCATTATATCAAAAGAATGATTATCAGAACTGTCGATATTATTTTAGGTTTTGACTTTATAAGCCTACCTAATCAAGAAATTCACTATACTAATTTGGTAAACTATTTAAACGATAATTTATCAAGAATTACACATTATGATTTTAGCGAGCTCAAATTGTACAACTATCCTTATGATGAAGTAGCAAAAGTGATTATTGAACAACTAGAGACTATTTATTTTGAGCAATTACAGCCACAATTAAAAGAAAATCTTGGTGAGACATACTATGAAAATGAACGCTATATCATTTTAAGCTCACTTGATCATTATTGACAAAGTCACATCGATACCATTGACAAATTAAGATCATCTGCTAATTTAGTTCAGTATTCACAGAAAAATCCTTATCAAATATTTATAGAAGAGTCTACTAAAAAATTCAATATTTTAATATCTGAGAGTGCCAACCAAGCAATAGTTTCTTTATTTAATAACGAGAATGCTCGTAAAATTGTTTACAATGAATATACGCTATCTAATGGCCAAATTCTCAGTTTTGCTGAGGATACCCCTATTGAGTTGATTGAACAAATAATTAAAAATAATGAAGAGCGTATTGAACACGAAAAACAATTAGCTATATATAATTCTGATGAATTTATTTATAAACAGTTAGAAGATTTAAACATTAAATTAGTGCAAGATGATTTAGAATCTGATTTTCAAATATTTGCTTTATCTAGTGGTAAGCAAATTCAGATTAAAAGATCATTTAGTTTAACAGATAAGCGCACTATTTTAGTTTCAATGAATGAAGATGAGCTAAAAAATCAATTAGAAAATGACAATCAAAACTCCTCTTTAGATTCTCAACAGCTATCATCTGAGCTTAGTCAGCCAGAAGACTTGAGTAATCAAAATAGTTTTACAGAAAAATCTGTCTATGAAATTGAACAAGAAAATTTAGCCAATTTTGCAAACCCGAATTTTTCAGAAGTTAATGAAAATAATTTGCAAGCTCCAGTTGAACAAAATTTTGATGACGAAATCGAGACTTTTTTCAATCAAAATGAAAAGGAAAAACAGCAAAATAGCTATAAAAATATAGACAATTTGTCTGATTTAGACAATAGAGATATTTTTTAA